Proteins from a genomic interval of Micropterus dolomieu isolate WLL.071019.BEF.003 ecotype Adirondacks linkage group LG16, ASM2129224v1, whole genome shotgun sequence:
- the LOC123984879 gene encoding solute carrier organic anion transporter family member 1C1-like, which translates to MSVESKKTREACCSKLKLFLFSMACVYFAKAFGGAYMKSSITQIERRFDIPSSLTGVIDGSFEIGNLLVITFVSYFGAKLHRPRLIAIGCLIMAVGSFLIALPHFLQGLYKYETSMSHRTDVNSTESTLPCLSNHTLVADETPDLEARKACEKAAGSSLWIYVFLGNMLRGIGETPIMPLGVSYLDDFSREENTPFYLACIHTVGILGPMFGFMLGSFLAKIYVDVGFVDLDSISINYKDSRWVGAWWLGFIVTGAVILLSSIPFWFLPKSLPKQGQKQSKSTELATVAEHENFLQEDNQDHEEKEKPVSFQELAKDFIPSLRRLFKNSIYSMMILTYLVAVNGFIGMITFKPKFLEQVYGQSASKAIFLIGILNLPAVALGIITGGFILKRFKLGVIGAARVSIAASLGSFCLFCIKVFIHCDNAEVGGLTVSYQGAPQVSYNQQTLLSQCNMGCSCSIKHWDPVCSYNGMTYASPCLAGCRTSTGTGKEIVFHNCTCVGEMMTPIMNMSTVLGQCPRKSDCDHIFKIFMALSVVGSFISACGGTPGYIVLLRSIQPDLKSLALGMQTLIVRTLGGIPPPIYFGALIDQTCLKWGTKHCGGRGACRLYDANAFRMTFMGLITGLYFLANMLWGGLYFKIVKRQKKLALRNQAKENGLEGNSVGNGHASINIAKNKDTDKESTI; encoded by the exons ATGAGTGTAGAGTCCAAAAAAACACGTGAGGCTTGTTGCTCCAAGCTCAAG CTCTTCCTGTTCTCTATGGCATGTGTATACTTTGCTAAAGCCTTTGGTGGAGCCTATATGAAGAGCTCCATCACCCAGATCGAGAGGCGCTTCGATATCCCCAGCTCCCTCACAGGGGTTATAGATGGCAGCTTTGAAATTG GCAACCTGTTGGTAATAACCTTTGTGAGCTACTTTGGTGCTAAACTCCATCGTCCAAGGCTGATCGCGATTGGCTGTTTGATCATGGCTGTTGGATCTTTCCTCATAGCCCTGCCTCACTTCTTACAGGGACT GTATAAATATGAGACCAGTATGTCTCACCGTACAGATGTCAACAGCACTGAGAGCACCCTGCCCTGTCTGTCCAACCACACTCTTGTTGCAGACGAGACGCCTGATTTAGAGGCCAGAAAAG CTTGTGAAAAGGCAGCCGGCTCGTCCCTGTGGATCTATGTATTCCTGGGAAACATGCTGCGTGGGATTGGAGAGACTCCCATCATGCCTCTGGGTGTGTCCTACCTGGATGACTTCTCCAGAGAAGAGAACACTCCTTTCTATTTGG CCTGCATCCACACTGTGGGAATTTTAGGACCTATGTTTGGGTTTATGCTCGGGTCATTCCTTGCCAAGATCTACGTGGACGTTGGATTTGTGGATTTAG ACAGCATCTCCATCAACTACAAGGACTCTCGTTGGGTGGGAGCTTGGTGGCTGGGCTTCATAGTGACTGGCGCTGTGATCCTGTTGTCCAGTATCCCATTCTGGTTCCTGCCCAAGTCTTTGCCCAAGCAGGGGCAGAAGCAGAGTAAAAGCACAGAGCTCGCTACAGTGGCAGAGCATGAGAATTTCCTGCAAGAGGATAACCAGGATcatgaggagaaggagaagcctgTTTCATTCCAGGAGTTGGCTAAAG ATTTCATTCCATCTCTGAGGAGACTCTTCAAGAACAGCATCTACTCGATGATGATCCTCACCTACCTGGTGGCTGTCAACGGCTTCATAGGCATGATCACTTTCAAGCCAAAGTTCTTGGAGCAAGTCTATGGCCAATCAGCTTCCAAGGCCATCTTCCTCATAG GTATACTAAACCTGCCAGCAGTAGCTTTGGGCATCATCACCGGAGGTTTTATACTGAAACGTTTCAAGCTGGGTGTCATCGGAGCAGCCAGGGTGTCAATCGCTGCCTCCCTCGGGTCCTTTTGCCTGTTTTGCATTAAGGTCTTCATCCACTGTGACAATGCAGAGGTGGGAGGTCTTACAGTCTCATATCAGGG GGCTCCTCAAGTGTCCTACAACCAACAGACTTTGCTGTCCCAGTGCAACATGGGCTGCTCCTGCTCAATCAAGCATTGGGATCCAGTATGCTCCTACAACGGAATGACATATGCCTCGCCCTGCCTGGCTGGCTGTCGGACATCCACCGGCACTGGCAAGGAAATT gtgtTTCATAACTGTACCTGTGTTGGGGAGATGATGACTCCAATCATGAACATGTCCACGGTGCTGGGCCAGTGCCCCAGGAAGAGTGACTGTGatcatatatttaaaatcttCATGGCTTTGTCTGTAGTGGGGTCCTTCATTTCTGCCTGTGGGGGCACGCCAGGATACATCGTACTGCTcag ATCCATACAGCCAGACCTGAAGTCACTGGCTTTGGGTATGCAAACGCTGATAGTAAGAACTCTGG GTGGCATACCACCTCCAATATATTTTGGAGCACTGATTGACCAAACCTGTTTGAAGTGGGGTACCAAGCACTGTGGAGGCCGTGGAGCATGTAGACTCTATGATGCTAACGCATTTAG AATGACGTTCATGGGATTGATTACTGGACTCTACTTCCTAGCCAACATGCTGTGGGGAGGCCTCTACTTCAAAATTgtaaagagacagaagaagttAGCACTGAGGAATCAGGCCAAAGAAAATGGACTGGAGGGTAACAGCGTGGGCAATGGACACGCCTCCATCAACATtgccaaaaacaaagacacagacaagGAGAGCACTATTTAA